The Leptospira fletcheri genome includes a region encoding these proteins:
- a CDS encoding acyl-CoA dehydrogenase, whose protein sequence is MQKLLEKLSSFPKGEFRSIYKLSLPEIANSGLLETVSKGGFREFHKKLILLPAFPHGIGVGVGIMAQTNVAGRILRFASGAEPGRESSSETRELTSRLLQRISGGLGIVGLGVSEPGWLGKISNLKSSSRRLEDGSFELDFFKGFVTNGADSEGFLVVAKGQEVPCGVFFVPRDQPGLVVEEFHLDFAQEATHCKIKGEKIRIPAHYLLFEDYSKIGPDVHLSEMLSAAVLFCGAVRKIVSDLGVRSDAKDSSYVLGRLWDLSGLLFSKCLEISDRKDKDPLFRIEEIHPYGYETVLELCGSLLDSLDFLDRKKEYPDFELFFSIHPARSPVYLKNRIRQTREWRKFGRISDQ, encoded by the coding sequence ATGCAAAAACTCCTAGAGAAGCTATCCTCCTTTCCTAAGGGGGAATTTCGTTCTATATACAAACTATCCCTTCCGGAAATCGCGAATTCGGGTCTACTCGAAACGGTGTCAAAGGGGGGATTCCGGGAATTTCACAAAAAGCTAATTCTTCTTCCTGCCTTTCCTCACGGAATCGGGGTGGGTGTCGGGATCATGGCTCAGACGAACGTCGCGGGAAGGATTCTCCGTTTTGCTAGCGGTGCGGAACCCGGGAGAGAATCCTCTTCGGAAACCAGAGAACTCACGTCCCGTTTATTGCAAAGAATTTCCGGCGGTTTGGGAATCGTAGGCTTGGGGGTAAGCGAGCCAGGTTGGCTAGGAAAGATCAGCAATTTAAAATCCTCTTCCAGAAGATTGGAGGACGGTTCCTTCGAATTGGATTTTTTCAAAGGTTTCGTTACTAATGGGGCGGATTCGGAAGGATTTTTAGTAGTCGCGAAAGGCCAAGAGGTTCCTTGCGGGGTCTTTTTCGTTCCTCGGGATCAACCGGGTCTGGTAGTGGAAGAATTCCATTTGGATTTTGCGCAAGAGGCGACCCACTGCAAGATCAAGGGAGAAAAGATTCGTATCCCTGCACATTATTTATTGTTCGAGGACTATTCCAAAATCGGACCGGACGTACATCTCTCCGAAATGCTTTCCGCCGCGGTTCTCTTTTGCGGAGCGGTTCGTAAGATCGTGAGCGATTTGGGAGTTCGTTCCGATGCGAAGGATAGCTCGTACGTTTTGGGCAGACTTTGGGATCTGAGCGGACTTCTATTCTCGAAATGCCTGGAAATCTCCGACAGAAAAGACAAAGACCCTCTTTTTCGAATCGAGGAAATCCATCCCTACGGTTACGAGACCGTATTGGAGCTTTGCGGTTCCCTCTTGGATTCCCTGGACTTCCTGGACCGAAAAAAAGAATACCCCGATTTCGAGTTATTCTTCTCGATCCATCCGGCTAGAAGTCCCGTATATCTGAAGAATCGGATCCGCCAAACCAGAGAGTGGAGAAAGTTCGGAAGAATTTCCGATCAGTGA
- the uvrA gene encoding excinuclease ABC subunit UvrA translates to MDHIRIRGAREHNLKDVSLDIPRDKLVVVTGLSGSGKSSLAFDTIYAEGQRRYVESLSAYARQFLGQMEKPDLDLIEGLSPAISIEQKTTHRNPRSTVGTVTEIYDYLRLLYARIGKPHCPICGTPIQSLSVDQITERILSYPEGTKLQLLSPIVSGKKGEHKDILDKIRKDGFNRVRINGEIRTLDEEIVFKKSFKATIEIVVDRLVMKDGIRSRLADSVETSLKQSDGILIVDDGKKDHIFSQKLSCPNHPEESLPELSPRLFSFNSPYGACETCDGLGSLLEFDEDLLVTDPELSLVEGCIEAWAGAKSNSYWFLTTVHSMAKTLKFDYNTPWKKLPEKVKKTVLYGDRNLKIDYDFRKENSRYEFSREFEGVIPNLKRRYKESSEARRQMLEGYMTNHACPSCNGKRLKPVTLAVKVDDLSIDGFSAFSVEKALTFVKSMKLKGSEEVIAKPILKEIQQRLTFLNDVGVGYLSLERSAGSLSGGEAQRIRLATQIGSRLQGVLYILDEPSIGLHQRDNTKLINTLKDLRDLGNTVLVVEHDQETMEEADWLIDMGPGAGVHGGTVVCAGPPTEVAKNKNSLTGKYLSGKAFVPVPESVRPGNGKKLKIQGAKENNLKNVTLDIPLGKLVLVTGVSGSGKSTLINDILYNAAAHKVMKMRTIAGKHEKITGLEEIDKIINIDQSPIGRTPRSNPATYTGLFTVVRDIFSGLEDSKLRGYSPGRFSFNVSGGRCETCEGDGILKIEMHFLPDVYVTCDVCKGKRYNQETLEVKYKGKNIYEILEMTVEDSVKFFENIPALKRKLETLDEVGLGYIKLGQPATTFSGGEAQRIKLATELSKRPTGKTLYILDEPTTGLHFEDVRNLMVVLHTLVDRGNSMIVIEHNLDVIKQADWIIDMGPEGGEGGGQIIAEGTPKDVSKIKDSFTGQYLRKVLGTNGKKAG, encoded by the coding sequence TTGGACCATATCCGGATTCGAGGTGCGAGGGAACACAACTTAAAGGACGTCAGTTTAGACATTCCAAGGGACAAGCTAGTGGTAGTCACCGGTCTGTCCGGATCCGGAAAATCCTCTTTAGCTTTCGATACCATCTATGCGGAAGGGCAAAGGAGGTACGTGGAAAGTCTTTCCGCATACGCTCGGCAATTTTTGGGTCAGATGGAAAAGCCGGATCTGGATCTGATCGAAGGACTGTCCCCCGCGATTTCCATCGAACAAAAGACGACCCACCGAAATCCTAGGTCCACGGTCGGGACGGTCACCGAAATCTACGATTATCTGAGACTTCTGTACGCAAGGATCGGAAAGCCTCATTGTCCGATCTGCGGTACTCCGATCCAATCCCTTTCGGTGGATCAGATCACAGAAAGAATCCTTTCCTACCCGGAGGGAACCAAGTTACAACTTCTCTCTCCGATCGTTTCCGGCAAAAAGGGAGAGCATAAGGATATTCTGGATAAGATCCGTAAGGATGGATTCAATCGAGTGCGGATTAACGGTGAGATTCGTACTTTAGACGAGGAGATCGTCTTTAAGAAAAGTTTTAAGGCCACGATAGAAATCGTGGTGGATCGACTCGTGATGAAGGACGGGATCCGTTCCAGATTGGCGGACTCGGTGGAAACCTCTCTCAAACAATCCGACGGAATTCTGATCGTGGACGACGGAAAGAAGGATCATATTTTTTCCCAAAAATTGTCCTGCCCGAACCACCCGGAGGAATCCCTTCCGGAACTTTCGCCTAGATTATTCTCTTTCAATTCTCCGTACGGAGCTTGCGAAACCTGCGACGGATTGGGAAGTCTCTTGGAATTCGACGAGGATCTTTTGGTAACGGATCCGGAACTCTCCTTGGTGGAGGGTTGCATCGAGGCTTGGGCGGGAGCAAAGAGCAATAGCTATTGGTTCTTGACCACCGTTCATTCCATGGCAAAGACATTGAAGTTCGATTACAATACTCCTTGGAAGAAGCTGCCAGAGAAAGTGAAAAAGACCGTACTTTACGGAGATCGTAACTTGAAGATAGATTACGATTTCAGAAAGGAGAATTCCCGCTATGAATTCAGCCGGGAATTCGAAGGAGTGATTCCAAATCTGAAACGAAGATACAAGGAATCCTCGGAAGCGAGAAGGCAGATGCTGGAAGGATATATGACGAACCACGCCTGTCCTTCCTGTAACGGGAAACGTCTGAAACCGGTGACGCTCGCCGTCAAGGTAGACGATTTGAGCATAGACGGATTTTCCGCCTTCAGTGTGGAAAAAGCGCTAACGTTCGTGAAATCGATGAAATTGAAAGGAAGCGAGGAAGTCATCGCCAAACCTATTTTGAAGGAGATCCAACAAAGGCTGACCTTTTTGAACGACGTCGGGGTCGGCTATCTCAGTTTGGAACGTTCCGCAGGTTCTTTATCCGGAGGGGAGGCGCAGAGGATACGGTTGGCGACTCAGATCGGCTCTCGGTTGCAGGGAGTGTTGTACATTTTGGACGAGCCTTCCATCGGCCTACACCAGAGGGACAATACGAAGCTTATCAACACTCTGAAAGATTTGCGGGACCTGGGAAATACCGTCCTCGTGGTGGAACACGATCAGGAAACCATGGAAGAGGCGGATTGGCTCATCGACATGGGACCGGGTGCGGGAGTCCACGGAGGTACAGTAGTATGCGCGGGACCTCCTACGGAAGTCGCTAAGAATAAGAATTCGTTAACCGGGAAATATCTTTCGGGAAAAGCGTTTGTTCCCGTTCCGGAATCGGTTCGTCCCGGAAACGGAAAGAAACTCAAGATCCAGGGAGCCAAAGAGAACAATCTGAAAAATGTCACTCTGGACATTCCTCTCGGAAAATTGGTGTTGGTTACGGGCGTTTCGGGTTCCGGAAAATCCACTCTGATCAACGATATCCTGTACAACGCGGCGGCCCACAAGGTGATGAAGATGCGCACCATCGCGGGGAAACACGAAAAAATCACCGGTCTGGAAGAGATAGACAAGATCATCAATATCGACCAATCTCCGATCGGAAGGACTCCTCGTTCGAATCCGGCGACGTATACAGGACTCTTTACGGTGGTTCGGGATATTTTTTCGGGTTTGGAGGATTCGAAGCTGAGAGGGTATAGCCCCGGGCGTTTCAGCTTTAATGTGAGCGGAGGAAGGTGTGAGACCTGCGAAGGCGACGGAATCCTAAAGATCGAAATGCACTTTTTGCCGGACGTGTATGTGACCTGCGATGTGTGCAAGGGAAAGAGATACAACCAGGAAACTCTGGAAGTGAAATACAAGGGAAAGAATATCTATGAGATTCTGGAAATGACGGTGGAAGATTCCGTCAAGTTTTTCGAGAACATTCCCGCGTTGAAAAGAAAACTCGAAACCCTGGACGAAGTGGGACTCGGTTACATCAAGTTGGGCCAACCTGCCACCACGTTCTCCGGCGGTGAGGCGCAAAGAATCAAGCTGGCGACGGAACTTTCCAAACGGCCTACCGGCAAGACCTTATATATTTTGGACGAACCGACGACGGGACTCCATTTCGAAGACGTTCGGAATTTGATGGTCGTGCTGCATACTCTTGTGGATCGAGGAAATTCCATGATCGTGATCGAGCACAATCTGGACGTGATCAAACAGGCGGACTGGATCATCGACATGGGGCCGGAGGGCGGGGAAGGCGGGGGACAAATCATTGCGGAAGGAACCCCTAAGGACGTGAGTAAAATCAAGGATTCGTTTACGGGCCAATATCTCCGGAAGGTTTTGGGTACGAACGGTAAAAAAGCCGGATAG
- a CDS encoding S49 family peptidase, producing the protein MFFSIVSFVFLPIRLLLQFWRLVLFRFRNGNHFFLEVPSSFSYERKSWFVRMLVSGGEEPFFVDFLLWIRALSVVPGLQKVSFLFEAPEYGYGETWNLCKSIQALNEKGITTAGYSLGGGTKSLLLLSYCKERYSSSASEFFPTLPSAEAYFFGNTAKKVGVGVETYASGAFKSFGETFQRSSFSAPARKNLENLLKDQREFLEESFTSTSGLSLSILEQPILSSESLLEKNFLTALMEEDEFRENYLYEDYLNEKEGKPEKPNYKKLTDKGLRLHSKLVRFSPISKSYPIVTILPVQGNILPDLGREEEFRSRQVSYRYYQNLLKELREDPKVAAVVLEMNSPGGSALVSELIYREIRKLSEKKPVFTYVLNVAASGGYYLACGGEEIHASPYSVVGSIGAVMLRFDLKGLYDKLGVKKERIAFYPYRDILSEYGKLGPKSAAFLKKEVSRSRDLFYSRVTSARKTTKEELESKWGEGRVFLGTRFLQGGYLDSCSSFLETLDRIKEKLDLTKVEVRYLPGTYSWKDLIQELKPSLSLRTLGLPDFDSLEKLRDEGPHYFSELAEKLAKR; encoded by the coding sequence ATGTTTTTCTCCATCGTTTCATTCGTTTTTTTACCGATCCGACTTCTATTACAATTCTGGAGACTGGTTCTTTTCCGATTTCGAAACGGGAATCATTTCTTTTTGGAGGTTCCCTCTTCCTTCTCTTATGAAAGAAAATCCTGGTTCGTAAGGATGCTCGTATCCGGCGGAGAAGAACCTTTCTTCGTGGATTTTCTCCTTTGGATCCGCGCTCTTTCCGTCGTCCCGGGATTGCAAAAGGTATCCTTTCTGTTCGAAGCTCCGGAATACGGTTATGGAGAAACTTGGAATCTCTGCAAATCCATCCAGGCCCTAAACGAGAAAGGGATCACGACCGCAGGGTATTCCCTCGGCGGAGGAACAAAATCCCTTTTATTACTTTCCTATTGCAAAGAGAGATATTCCAGTTCCGCATCCGAGTTCTTTCCCACCCTTCCTTCCGCGGAGGCGTATTTCTTCGGCAATACTGCAAAAAAAGTCGGAGTGGGAGTGGAAACCTATGCGAGCGGAGCTTTTAAATCCTTCGGAGAAACGTTCCAACGTTCTTCCTTTTCCGCTCCGGCTCGAAAAAACCTGGAAAATTTACTGAAAGACCAAAGGGAATTTTTGGAGGAAAGTTTCACTTCCACTTCCGGACTTTCTCTTTCCATCTTGGAGCAACCGATCTTGAGCTCCGAATCTCTTTTGGAAAAGAATTTCCTGACGGCACTTATGGAAGAGGACGAATTCCGGGAGAATTATCTCTACGAAGATTATCTGAACGAAAAGGAAGGAAAGCCGGAAAAACCGAACTACAAAAAACTCACGGACAAAGGACTGAGATTACACTCCAAGCTCGTAAGATTCTCTCCGATTTCGAAATCCTATCCCATCGTCACGATTCTCCCCGTACAAGGAAATATCCTACCCGATCTGGGAAGAGAGGAAGAATTCCGATCCAGACAGGTCTCCTATAGATATTATCAGAATTTGTTAAAAGAATTACGGGAAGATCCGAAGGTCGCTGCGGTCGTGCTGGAAATGAATTCTCCGGGAGGGTCGGCGTTGGTTTCCGAACTCATCTATCGTGAAATTAGAAAGCTTTCGGAAAAAAAACCCGTTTTCACCTATGTTCTCAACGTGGCGGCTTCCGGCGGCTACTACCTGGCCTGCGGAGGAGAAGAAATCCATGCTTCGCCCTATTCCGTCGTAGGTTCCATCGGAGCAGTCATGCTTCGATTCGATCTAAAGGGTTTATACGATAAACTAGGCGTAAAGAAGGAAAGAATCGCGTTTTATCCTTACCGGGACATCCTTTCCGAATACGGAAAATTAGGACCGAAATCGGCGGCATTCCTCAAAAAGGAAGTTTCCCGTTCGAGAGATCTGTTTTATTCCCGAGTCACTTCGGCTAGAAAGACCACGAAAGAAGAATTAGAATCGAAATGGGGAGAAGGCAGGGTCTTCTTGGGAACGCGTTTCTTACAGGGTGGCTATCTGGACTCCTGTTCCTCCTTCCTGGAAACGCTGGACCGAATCAAAGAGAAATTGGATTTGACAAAAGTGGAAGTGAGATATCTCCCCGGAACCTATAGTTGGAAGGACCTCATCCAGGAATTAAAGCCTAGCCTATCCCTCCGAACTCTGGGCCTTCCCGATTTCGACTCTTTGGAAAAATTACGAGACGAAGGACCGCATTACTTTTCGGAATTGGCGGAAAAATTAGCAAAACGTTAA
- a CDS encoding L-threonylcarbamoyladenylate synthase produces MSKSKETKISEDPSEAAEVLQRGGIVLFPTETVYGIGADSRNAEACLRIYKIKNRPTDNPLIVHLADTDSIAGIARMNPGALILAGEFLPGPLTMILKKSDPKVYSTGLDTIGVRVPSHGAAHRMLSAFGGPVSAPSANVSGRPSITRMEDAIQEFAGEVDLILKGEDPKIGLESTVVDLSTEPPKLLRPGAYEFSELSRFLPDLVLAEPLGSGEKPASPGMKYRHYAPDCRIFLATGMETPSSDSAAIGIGIETSGWAYAISVKNNSEYMRELYSFFRDCDAKGIQAAFCFQPLFEPGRDALLNRITKAAAAS; encoded by the coding sequence TTGTCAAAAAGTAAGGAAACAAAAATCTCCGAAGATCCCTCCGAAGCTGCAGAGGTTCTCCAAAGAGGAGGGATCGTCCTTTTCCCCACCGAAACGGTATACGGGATCGGCGCCGATTCCAGAAACGCCGAAGCTTGTTTACGGATTTATAAAATTAAAAACCGCCCGACGGATAACCCGTTGATCGTACATCTTGCGGACACGGATTCCATCGCAGGGATCGCTCGTATGAATCCTGGCGCCTTGATATTGGCCGGAGAATTTCTCCCAGGGCCTCTCACGATGATCCTGAAAAAATCGGATCCGAAAGTCTATTCGACCGGATTGGACACGATCGGCGTCCGGGTTCCGAGTCACGGAGCCGCGCATAGGATGCTTTCCGCATTTGGAGGTCCGGTTTCGGCCCCTTCCGCGAATGTTTCCGGGAGACCTTCGATTACGAGAATGGAGGACGCGATCCAAGAGTTTGCAGGGGAGGTGGATCTGATCCTAAAAGGAGAAGATCCTAAAATAGGATTGGAATCTACCGTAGTGGACCTTTCCACGGAACCTCCCAAACTGCTTCGTCCAGGAGCGTATGAATTTTCGGAATTGAGTCGTTTTTTACCGGATCTCGTTTTAGCGGAACCCTTGGGTTCCGGAGAAAAACCGGCGAGTCCGGGAATGAAATACAGACATTACGCGCCCGATTGCAGGATTTTTCTGGCTACAGGCATGGAAACTCCGAGTTCCGACTCGGCTGCCATCGGAATCGGGATCGAAACGTCCGGCTGGGCATATGCAATTTCCGTTAAAAACAATTCGGAATATATGAGGGAATTATATTCCTTCTTCCGAGATTGCGATGCGAAAGGAATCCAAGCTGCGTTCTGTTTTCAGCCGTTGTTCGAACCGGGAAGGGACGCGCTTTTAAACCGTATCACTAAGGCGGCAGCGGCGAGTTAA
- a CDS encoding glycosyl hydrolase family 18 protein, whose product MKSYEEAHTPEELNRPVPYLPKKTSGWQTLFVSVLWFCLSGVSFYLGVQALKAQHSEKNENVVAADQGKPLQLANPSLKSSLSDLGLWDSLGKWWNSTELFPTQGSKETGVSSGNESKSPLPQNDDEVSFRASTWFSDYEAMKKTVHLYNEIHPFIYGFKGRTTNNGDLYSLWGASQKHARVAELRSLNPRVKIIPTIFRWENKNEKISENIGMNGRNDIRDRHIQNILYEVDTYGFDGIDIDYEGMSCEKKEKFEEFIVILSKEIHKRGKILSVAVHPKTSAKKSGLKVCKGLNEKINMDFAENWRGPMTHDYAFLAKHADRIKVMAYELHPRKYRNPGPGPQAPNVWIRNIIEYAKERVPAKKLYMAIPTYGYDWALNCNAKIKSVYWSDALRRQQIGVTRQPTNIDKVLAESKNSNSWTNLSRFSWVHEGKTYEDPSIWYHSEGCDRVAFFMNRKAFEEKMTLLRSYDLGGFSFWQLLSDNDPGISTYLELLVTNKLPPVPKAQTKPKNPDVKQTAPEDNQDQEEAKNNQDLVKK is encoded by the coding sequence ATGAAATCCTACGAAGAAGCCCATACACCCGAGGAACTCAATCGTCCCGTCCCATATCTACCCAAGAAAACCTCCGGCTGGCAAACCCTGTTTGTCAGCGTTCTTTGGTTCTGCTTATCCGGAGTTTCCTTCTATTTAGGGGTACAGGCTTTAAAGGCCCAACATTCCGAAAAGAACGAGAATGTGGTCGCCGCAGACCAAGGGAAGCCCCTGCAGTTGGCGAATCCGAGTTTGAAATCTTCCTTATCCGATCTTGGCCTCTGGGACTCTTTGGGAAAATGGTGGAATTCTACCGAGCTGTTTCCGACCCAAGGCTCGAAAGAAACAGGAGTTTCCTCCGGAAACGAGTCGAAATCTCCTCTTCCTCAAAACGATGACGAAGTATCCTTTCGTGCTTCCACTTGGTTTTCGGACTATGAGGCGATGAAGAAAACCGTCCATCTTTACAATGAAATCCACCCTTTTATCTACGGTTTCAAAGGTAGAACGACGAATAACGGAGATCTGTACTCCTTATGGGGTGCCTCCCAAAAGCACGCTCGGGTCGCGGAACTACGCAGCCTGAATCCTAGAGTGAAGATCATTCCGACGATTTTCCGTTGGGAAAATAAGAACGAGAAGATCTCCGAAAATATCGGAATGAACGGTCGGAACGATATCAGGGACAGACATATCCAGAATATACTCTACGAAGTGGATACGTACGGTTTCGACGGGATAGACATCGACTACGAAGGGATGTCCTGTGAGAAAAAGGAAAAATTCGAAGAGTTCATCGTAATTCTTTCCAAAGAGATTCACAAACGGGGAAAAATCCTTTCCGTTGCCGTTCACCCTAAGACCTCCGCAAAAAAGAGCGGCCTCAAAGTTTGCAAGGGACTGAACGAAAAGATCAACATGGATTTCGCCGAAAACTGGCGCGGTCCTATGACTCACGATTATGCTTTCCTAGCGAAACATGCGGATCGGATCAAAGTGATGGCCTACGAATTGCATCCTAGAAAATACCGCAATCCGGGGCCGGGACCCCAAGCTCCGAACGTATGGATCCGGAACATCATCGAATACGCTAAAGAAAGGGTTCCCGCTAAAAAGCTATATATGGCGATTCCGACGTACGGTTACGACTGGGCCCTAAATTGCAATGCTAAGATCAAATCCGTTTATTGGTCCGACGCGTTGCGGCGCCAACAGATAGGCGTGACCCGTCAGCCTACCAATATCGATAAAGTGCTTGCAGAGAGCAAAAATTCCAATTCCTGGACCAATCTTTCCCGCTTTAGTTGGGTTCATGAAGGAAAAACCTACGAGGATCCCAGCATCTGGTATCATTCGGAAGGATGCGATCGCGTAGCCTTCTTTATGAACCGTAAGGCTTTCGAAGAGAAGATGACCTTATTGCGTTCGTACGATCTCGGCGGATTTTCTTTTTGGCAACTTTTGTCCGATAACGACCCCGGAATCAGTACGTATCTGGAACTATTAGTCACGAATAAATTGCCTCCTGTTCCTAAGGCACAAACCAAACCGAAGAACCCGGACGTCAAGCAGACGGCTCCGGAGGACAATCAGGATCAGGAAGAAGCGAAAAATAACCAGGACCTTGTCAAAAAGTAA
- a CDS encoding queuosine precursor transporter, with the protein MHFHKPFKLYFALSALFLTFLLMAEVTGSKWIQAFGFTMTIGVIPFPVTFIVTDLLNEYYGRRGVRYLTLVGMVMIVLAYFLLQIDMNIPAVGNSPVDDPSFHTVFTNTGQVIAGSVIAYLIGQLIDIQIFHLIRKKTKNRFIWLRATGSTIVSQLLDSYVVIFVAYWGQYEFGVLNSISSTNFVYKMVIAIAITPIIYLSHSVIERYLGEEAHKLVEQALLEGREDSQPYPG; encoded by the coding sequence ATGCATTTCCATAAGCCGTTCAAACTCTACTTTGCCCTGAGCGCCCTCTTCCTGACCTTTCTCTTGATGGCGGAAGTGACCGGCTCCAAATGGATCCAGGCTTTCGGATTTACGATGACGATAGGAGTGATCCCGTTTCCGGTAACGTTTATCGTTACGGATCTTCTCAACGAATACTATGGAAGAAGAGGCGTCCGTTACCTTACCTTAGTCGGAATGGTGATGATCGTGCTGGCTTATTTCCTGCTGCAAATCGACATGAATATACCTGCGGTGGGAAACTCCCCCGTCGACGATCCTTCCTTTCACACGGTTTTTACGAATACCGGACAGGTGATCGCCGGTTCCGTAATCGCCTATCTGATCGGACAATTGATCGATATCCAAATCTTTCACCTGATCCGAAAAAAAACCAAAAATCGTTTTATCTGGCTCCGAGCTACTGGCTCCACCATCGTTTCCCAATTGCTGGATTCTTATGTCGTGATCTTTGTCGCTTATTGGGGGCAATACGAATTCGGAGTCTTAAACTCGATTTCTTCCACGAACTTCGTGTACAAGATGGTGATTGCGATCGCGATTACTCCGATCATTTATCTCTCCCATTCCGTCATAGAACGGTATTTGGGAGAAGAAGCTCATAAATTAGTGGAACAGGCTCTTTTGGAAGGAAGAGAAGACAGCCAACCCTATCCCGGTTAA
- a CDS encoding 2-isopropylmalate synthase: MNPDLDYVRIFDTTLRDGEQCPGAAMSENEKIEIALHLAQMNVDVIEAGFPVSSPVQFQAVERISREVEGPTIAALARAVRGDIEAAAKAILPAKKKRIHTFLASSPIHMKYKLGKEPSEVLKMAVEAVRICKEFVEDVEFSPEDATRSEREFLRELCEAVIEAGATTVNIPDTVGYTTPYEYGELFSFLISKVAGSNKAIFSAHCHNDLGLATANSLAAIRNGARQVECTVNGIGERAGNTAMEEVVMSLRTRKDTFGVQTRIKTEEIAKASYLVKTITGMVVQPNKAIVGANAFAHESGIHQDGVLKNRETYEIMTPESVGIHSNRMVLGRHSGRAGFKDRIVRLGFSPQAEELEAAYQRFLEIADRKKEVFDEDIRALFADESRKSAEDKYVLESFHVTTGTKSTPTASIRISIQGKTKEESATGDGPVDCIFKAIQKATISDAQLSRLVISPVTEGQDALAEASVTLEKDGERVVGKGSSTDIIEACSQAYISALNRFSLS, from the coding sequence ATGAACCCAGATTTGGACTACGTACGGATTTTCGACACAACTCTCAGGGACGGAGAACAATGCCCCGGCGCCGCAATGAGCGAAAACGAGAAAATCGAAATCGCATTGCATCTCGCTCAGATGAATGTGGACGTGATCGAAGCGGGATTCCCGGTTTCCTCCCCCGTTCAATTCCAGGCAGTCGAAAGAATTTCCAGAGAAGTAGAAGGTCCTACGATCGCAGCCTTGGCTCGGGCGGTACGTGGAGACATAGAAGCGGCCGCCAAAGCGATTCTTCCTGCAAAGAAAAAACGGATTCACACCTTCCTAGCCTCTTCACCTATCCACATGAAGTACAAGTTAGGCAAAGAGCCCTCCGAAGTACTAAAGATGGCGGTGGAAGCGGTCCGCATTTGTAAGGAGTTCGTGGAAGACGTGGAATTTTCTCCCGAAGACGCGACTCGATCGGAGCGAGAGTTCTTGCGCGAACTCTGCGAAGCTGTGATCGAAGCGGGGGCAACGACCGTTAATATCCCTGATACGGTGGGATACACGACTCCATACGAGTATGGGGAACTATTTTCCTTTCTCATTTCCAAGGTTGCGGGATCGAACAAAGCGATCTTTTCCGCCCATTGTCACAATGACTTAGGACTCGCAACCGCGAACAGTTTAGCGGCCATTCGAAACGGCGCCCGCCAAGTGGAATGCACGGTAAACGGAATCGGAGAAAGAGCGGGAAATACCGCAATGGAAGAAGTCGTCATGTCCTTGCGAACCAGAAAGGATACCTTCGGAGTACAGACCAGAATCAAAACGGAAGAGATCGCAAAAGCATCGTATCTGGTCAAGACCATCACCGGAATGGTGGTCCAACCGAACAAGGCTATCGTAGGCGCAAACGCATTCGCTCACGAATCCGGAATCCACCAGGACGGAGTATTGAAAAATCGGGAGACCTATGAGATCATGACCCCGGAATCCGTAGGAATCCATTCCAATAGGATGGTCCTAGGTAGGCACAGCGGAAGAGCCGGCTTCAAAGATCGGATCGTTCGCTTAGGTTTTTCTCCGCAAGCCGAGGAGTTAGAGGCCGCTTACCAACGTTTTCTCGAGATCGCGGACCGCAAAAAGGAAGTCTTCGACGAAGATATCCGAGCTCTATTTGCGGACGAATCCAGAAAATCCGCCGAGGACAAATACGTATTAGAAAGTTTTCATGTAACTACTGGTACGAAGAGCACTCCCACAGCGAGCATCCGTATCTCCATCCAGGGAAAAACGAAAGAGGAATCCGCGACGGGAGACGGCCCGGTGGATTGTATCTTCAAAGCGATCCAAAAGGCGACGATTTCCGACGCCCAACTCTCCAGATTAGTGATCTCTCCGGTGACGGAAGGTCAGGACGCGCTGGCGGAAGCCTCCGTCACCCTAGAAAAGGACGGAGAAAGAGTGGTAGGCAAAGGAAGTTCGACCGACATCATAGAAGCATGTTCCCAAGCATACATCTCCGCCTTAAACAGATTTTCTCTATCTTGA